GAAATGGACTGCAGATATGAgtgaaactgtgtaaatgtaactccatcagactgtataactctttgataaatagatgagctaataataataataaccacctCCGGCGCCAAATACAACTGGCAGATATAGATATGcagtacaagaagaaaaagatggaaaacctTGCACTGGAGTCCgaaataaaaaagaggacaaTTAGAAAATTAGACCTTAGAATAAAAAAACTTGAGCGGGAGGTGAGTTATGCCTTCAATGCACACTGTATGCTGACTGTAACACACATGTATTAATCATtattctcctttcctcccccccAGCTCCAAGAAGATGAcacatcttaaataaaaaaaatggaaggtCAATCCTTGTAAAGTCAAGTGAGCATATAGCCTGTAAGAAGGCCCAACACGTtgtgttcctttctgctctgacaatgGGGAGTGAAGGACCAATATGTGTTGAATTATTTTAGTTAATATGCAGGCTTTAAATTTCAGTTAAATATGTCCTGCAGTGGTAGAgcaatttgtgtgttttttttaattttatttgttttattattaatttaatttaaattgatttggcttcttatgatgtttgtgctgtatACTGAAGCTTGCAGGGAGGCTACTGCAtccattcatttgtctgttAATTTGATGTGTATGGATTTgtcctgcatttatttcagtgtgcagACATGTGGGGTGTATTATATACAGAcctttgaatgtgtatttatccttgtgttgtataatgtgtatttatccttgtgttgtaaaatatgctTTGATTCTGTGCTTTCCATCTTGTAGAGtcactgtgtgacttcagttttgaaaggagctgatggtttacctgttttgctttgtccttattcaataaaggaacataatgttacacattgatgtgtatttatatttatatgggaTGTGTATTTTATACGACAGAGTATTCGGGccacactgaggaagaaagaaaaagtcatacaTTTATGAGACTGGTTCTTTCTGCGGAAAAGATGCTTTTCTTTGCATATTCTTTTTAAAGTCCCGATacaatgtgatgctgatgtgcTCCACAGCCCTCATTTTAACAACTCTCCTCCTCTAAAACAACGGGTtacaatattatgactttattcttgtaaatgtatgactttattctcgagggctgtgattgtttttattctttctctgtggCCCTAATATTCCGTCATTTTATATATAGCTTTATAGTCTATGGGAAACTGTAAATTATCTAATGATAGCAACATCATCTAAAATCATAATTTatccaaaatgattgaaattaatGATCACAAACGTTTAAATAATGACAGTGGGTCTAGTTATATGTGATAACAATGTGTAGTGGGCAGTGGAATAACTATTGGTTTCCATTTGTGGTGACTGCTGACTGAGATAAGGGATAAGATTAAATAGATCCTGGAACttagcctggtctggagcaggctagctccacagaataaatctccatggtaacttataccaTTATCCTACTGCCCCCTATCCCGCTTTTGTGCAACCGGATCACGGATAAATTgagccaggataaccaagatatcccGGCTTAATCCCTTATCCTAGTTTTGTGCAAGGCCCTAGGTCTTTCCATGTGTTGTCGAAGTGAGTGTCTTGGGCATGAGTGGATGTTTTCAAGATGGTTACGGAAGAGTGTGGCCTTTTCTTTATCGTCTGTGATGATTGTGCCAAAGGATTTGAGTGGGGGGGGTGGAGTTACTTCACCTCTAAAGTTACACCCCAAAAACACCGGTGGAGTTTATATGACCTACATTAACTCATTTTCTAAGTATTTAAGTTATAGATATGAAATGTGAGGACGTTCAAAAGGtactttcactttcagctgCTGAGGATGTAGGAAGGACCGTTGAGTCTGGCCCCGCCCACCAAACCTACCCTCCTTCTTCCTTTACGTCCgcagaaacactttaaatacAGAGTGCCTTCAGCCCAGCAGCACATTCGACTTTGTTGAATTCTAGCAAACATGAGCGGAAGAGGAAAGGGAGGCAAAGGACTCGGTAAAGGAGGCGCCAAGCGTCACCGCAAAGTTCTCCGTGATAACATCCAGGGAATCACCAAACCAGCTATCCGCCGTCTGGCTCGCCGCGGTGGAGTGAAGCGTATCTCTGGTCTGATCTACGAGGAGACCCGCGGTGTGCTCAAGGTGTTCCTGGAGAACGTCATCCGTGACGCCGTCACCTACACCGAGCACGCCAAGAGAAAGACCGTGACCGCCATGGACGTGGTGTACGCTCTGAAGAGGCAGGGTCGCACCCTGTACGGCTTCGGAGGTTAAACCTCATCCCGACTAGTGAATCTGAAACCAacggctcttttaagagccacCCACCCACTCTGAAGAGACTGTTCCCATGTACTAGTTCTCTATGAAAACATGCATGTATTATGTACAGATAGTAGTTGCACACAGTCCATAAAGCAAAACAATACGATATACCATCTTGTGGCAATTAACATATACGAGTCTCTAATGTAGTGTTCTACTGATGTTTGGTTAGTACTTTTCCTCTCCAAGTTGACAAACATGCACCAAGAAACCATCCATGTGAAGTTCTCATTGGCCCTCGTACAGAATCATAACATTCCCCAGAATGTAAAGATGTTGCATTACCTGAACCCACATAAACcaactttatttgttttgtgaaataCCCCTAAAATTTGAGTAGGAACCTGATTTCATGTACAATATAAAACAAGAGAACCTTATGGGACATGTTAGGGGTCTTTGAAAGATTCTTTCAAACCAAAACTAGAGTCAGAATGTAGTGTCCCATCGTGTCTGTAGTACTTATTAAGTTGAATCAAGTAGTTTGAGACAGTTAACACTACAGAAATATCTTCTTACACTTGGGTTTGTTAAAACACCTGTGGTCACGTATAATCGGAATGAGGCTCTTAGAGGTTGTGTGTGGCCCTGAAAAGGACCTTTGTGTTGATGGTTTCAGAGGGTTTACTTGGAGCTGGTGTACTTGGTCACAGCCTTGGTGCCCTCAGACACGGCGTGCTTGGCCAGCTCCCCGGGCAGCAGCAGGCGGACGGCGGTCTGGATCTccctggaggtgatggtggagcgCTTGTTGTAGTGAGCCAGACGGGAGGCTTCACCGGCGATGCGCTCAAAGATGTCGCTCACGAACGAGTTCATGATGCCCATGGCCTTGGAGGAGATCCCGGTGTCGGGGTGGACCTGCTTCAGGACCTTGTACACGTAGATGGCATAGCTCTCCTTCCTaggtctcctcctcttcttgccGCCCTTGGTGGCCTTAGAAACGGCTTTCTTGGAGCCTTTCTTCGCTGCTTTGGGTGGATCAGGCATGATGTTTTCGTTTGCGCAATGTAAACGAGTATTACTGTACTAGTCCGACCGCTTTATATATCCGTGTCTGATGCAAACACAGCTATGCCGTTGCTCTCACGCGATTGGCTGATTGTTGTGTTCCACACTGAGCATGCGCGGACACGAAACACTCCTGAACTCTTCAGCTTTGACTCAACATCTGTTTCACATGTCAGGCAGAAAGACCAGTTTGTTACGTGACTGTGtgccaacaaaaaaactgcagctgGTTAAATTACAAAATATTCAAACTTAACGACAATAAATCCCACTATATGTTACCCTTTTTATAGCCTATACGTGTTGAATTAGTTTTACAAATGTCATAGAAATATGCTATTTATTTGCATGAAAGAGGCACTATTCAGTTTCGTAGAAGAatttcaaactctgaattttaatatttacaataataatgacacTTAGAAATACACATTTCTCTCCATAAgggaataaacaagctgttcccagatgaaaataaagtcaaacactgtttgaagctagaaaggtggcagggtctgccacatataaacaaagttaaacagtatgaaattctGTTGatctttaaagtcagtttgttcattcagtttatgaCAAAAGTTGATTTTTTAGTTTCATTCCCTACCTGTCAAATGATGACGCTCTAGGTTTATGACCCGTCCTATAATCACAGTGGATTCGGTTTTGACTTGTTGgcaatgagactcaaaaaatctaattatttaacagaaagcACCTTTAAAAGTCTGTCCTGATATAACACCACATCAACTGTGGGTATTAGATTAGAGAACCCCTCAGAGACTCTTTAGAGGACAACAATGTACATATGTTAAATAGGAaggacagatggtttgaaagaggagtgaAGGGGGCTATTTACATCTCAGAGAGGAACCATACCACAACTTAACCCCCGCCGACGGTGCCAACAATGCTGTCCAACGAGTGTGATCACATCAGCCAGGAGGACAAATGATTCTAGTGTATTAGGCCTGAGCTATTTGAAGCACTGCAGGCAAATACATTGTTCTACATCAGGGTGTGGAGGAGTGGAGCTGGTTGAAGACCAGTCAGGCTGCTGGATTGTGGATGAGCTGCAGAGGCCGAATGGTACAAAACCCAACCAGGCAAGTTGAGATGAATCATcgacatgattttgtttttgaagattTACTATTTGAGAAGCCTGGCTTGAACGTAGTAGCCTGGGTTGAAACCCGAACCACTAACGTTGCCCCTGTTATAACACATAAAGCAACCCGACAGCTGTTTTGTGGTCAGAAAAGTTTTAAACATTTCCTAATGACACAAAAATCACTTACAATCTCTGATTGTAAGTGATTTTTGACACAAAAAATCACTTAAAAAATCACTTACAATCACTGATTGTAAGTGATTTTTGTGTCATTGATTGTAAGTGATTTTTGTGTCAATCTCTGATACAGTGAGTGGAGGTTTGCACCTTGAAACCTGGCAGttaacacagagaagaagaacaagaagaataTGGATTATATCAGTATTGTCTCAAAGGTAATCAATGCATTAGGTCCCTGGTTTGAAACCAGCTGGACATGTTTATTTGCCGTCCCAAAGTGAAATTTATGAACAGGACAAATCTGCCAGATAATGTTATTAGATATATAAATGgctatacatacacacacacacacacacacacacacacacatatatatgtgtatatatatatatatatatatatatatatatatatgtatatatatatgtatatgtatatgtgtatatatatatatatatatatatatatatatatatatatgtatatatatatgtatatgtatatatgtatatatatatatgtatatgtatatatatatatatatatatgtatatatatatatatatatgtatatatatatatatatatatatatgtatatatatatatatgtatatatgtatatatatatatatatatatatgtatatatatatatatatatgtatatatatatatatatatatatatatatgtatatatatatatatgtatatatatactgtatatgtcacAGCAACACCATcaaaacatcagttttaatCATGATGGCACTTATCTAAAATTAGACATCCCCCTAATATAGGGATAAGATGCACACTGTTAGTTGCACAGTGTTAAAAGTACCCCAAATATAtttatacttgagtaaaagtataatGTTTAGATTTTACTCCAAGTCTTTCGATTCCATCAACATCCACCACATGTGCGTGACACTTTCCTATGTGTTCCTGAACACAGCACCGTCACATGATCGGCCCGAGACCAGACATACATGTGTTTCGCTTGTCGCTTTGATTCAATCTAATCCATGAAACAAGTTAAAAGCGCTAAATGAGCTTCATACGTCATTTGCACGTTGCTTCGTGATGCTTTCTGAACAGACCGAGTAACAGCTCATTACTGGTGTCCTCCAACGCTGGGGTTTCCGATGCGTCCCTGAAGGCGGCCTTCAGAGGAAGTTTGGATGTGTTGCAGCGCTGCAGCTTCACATGGCACAAGTTTCTGTCTCTAGAAACATCGAGACAACAAACCTCACCGCAATTCTTCCACCTCCAGATAATGGCTTTATGCTCCGGTCTTTGGTAAGTGCTCAAATGATGACACTCTTTGCTGAATGATTGATTAAACTGATTGATGAACCGCTTCTGTCCACATGCTATCGTTAGCTTTACTTTGAGGGGCTAATGTCAGCCTTAACGCCGATTTCGGTGGGTTTTTTAGTTTTGAAAACACGTGTGCAGCTTCGTTCTCAGCAGACAACACTGTCAGTAGCGAGCGGTGGTCCCGTTTCACGTATTAACCCTCAGGTTTTCATATAAACGGAGTATTTGTGGACTTCAAAACAGAAGTTGTGTTTGCGTGGCGGCCATCTTGTTGCGTCCAGGTCCAGTTGGTAAAAATGCAACTCGCAAACCTTACTGGGAAATAAAGcgttttttaaacttaaatctTACTTTTAACAGAAAACATAATGCAAGAGTGTTGAGAGTGCGTGCACTCGTAACTGACTATGTATAGTTGACAATTCGAAATTAATTACTAAATTCAAATAGAGTGAAAGTAAACaaatggacaaagaaaaaaatacaatgatacaaaaaatgtatgtgtgctCTCCAGTCTTGAGTGTTAAACCTCTCTGTCTTGAATAAAAAGTTTGTTATCCAAGTATAACGTTTCTGACACGGTTCATGCATTTTAAATAAGGGTTTAATTCTGTGTAATTCTAATATCAGTATGAATTATCAACGAAAGTGGAGTTTTAGTTCATCTATCTATTGCAAATGCACAATTTTGCTGTAGTAGTTGGCCTGATGGTCAGAAAAAGTGACAAACTGTAGCTTTTTTCACATAAAGTGATCTAATAACCCCAACTCACTCACATAACATATTTGAAATTCCTGTTGATATTGTAAAGGCTAATCTATTAATGGGTcatatgtatgtaaatgtattgaAGATGCTTGCGGTTTTAACTATtatatattgataataatatattaatacacCTGAGCAATAGTGAGATGATTGATAAGAAATAATAAAGCTGTGCGACACaaatttagtttttcatttcccaatttttttttctagaatTCCTTCCATGTTGTTATTGTCCATAAGGTTTTAGGATTATAAATACTTCTGCTGTGTTAAATAACTAATTCAAGCTCAATGTTTCTTGTGTACACAGACTGAGAAGATGATGCAGTAACAGTCGCAGTTGCTTGGAGTCTGTTCTGAGGACTTTTGGGGGGATTTAGATATCACCATGGATGGTATGAATGACTACATCTGGCAGCGCCGCATCCAACATGGCGTCAGGTATCAGAAAGGTGTGGTCCCATTTCCGGAGTCGGTTGAAATTGGACTGGAGTTCAACGCGGCActggaaaggaaggaaaagttAGATGAGAGTCTGCTGTCAGCTGGCGTGATGGTGGATATTTGTGACTTTGCCAAAACAGTGACTAAGTCCGAGAAGTACTTCCTATTCGAAATGCTAGAGTTCAACTTCGACCTCGGCGTGGACAAGGACAATGACAAGCAGTGCTATGCATATGCATCAAGaattcacaataaaataaaaattttgAAGGATCAAATCAAGTGTAAACCTCGTAgatttacagaaacatttttgcTGCCTAACCAAAACACTATTATGAGGTTCACTCAGCCAAAGAGTGGGCAAGGCTACTGCCCTAAATGGAACAAAGTTGTAGATGCGTCGGTCCTCACTGACGGCAGCAAGAACGGCCAATCTTCAGAAAATCAGATGGCGGAGAGTAACGGAGCTGTGAGCAGTTTGTGCGTCATAAAGAGACGAGGAGGAACAAAGCTAATCGGAGATGCTTACCCTTTCTGTAAAGAACTTGGTGTCACTCTGATTTTCCAGTCAGATGATCCACTGAGACAGAAACTAGACCGAAGTCTTGTGACCAACGGTGTGATGATGGAGCTTTTAGACTTTTCCAAAGTGCTTTGTGGAACTCACACTGCGATAGTTTGTGACTTGGTCAAGCAAAACTTCGGTCTTGAGATGGATAAAATGCAGttccgtatgtgtgtgtctaagcTGATGGAGCGACGATACGTCTGCATAAATACCATGTCCAGGGACGCTTTCAGAAAGGAGCCTTTTAAAGTCCCAACGAAGAAACTGGAGCAGAATTgtagaaagaggaaaaaacctGACACAGACTCTGAAGAAGTAAGAAGACTCACAGAAGCCAGCGAGGGATGGGGAACTCTGACAAACGGGGACGACGATGGTGACCTTTCATACATGTGTCCCGTTGATTTTGAGACAGAAATGCAGTCAGGAACGGAAGCAAAACCAGATAAAATGATGATTGGAAGTTGTTTCACGGGAACAGCTGCAGAACCAGCGTCTGCAGTGGCTTTGGTAAAGGCTGCACAGAAGAGACAAaagcttcctcttcttcctcctcgtccaAACAGCCACCACGCTAGTTTATTTAAACCTTGTCCAAAGACCATATCAACCCTGAGAGTCTCAGATCTGATGTCTGAAGATAAAAACGAGGAGAAACGTGTAAAAGATCTGAAACAGAAGCTGTGGATGAGGCGTGCAACTCGCTCGAAACAAATCCTTAAGTCGTGCAGAGTGAACGATTTGTTTTCCAACTGCAGGAAGATCGCTTTGGACTTCAACGTTGGttcaggaaacaaacaaaaagtggATCTGAACCTGCTCACCAACCACGTGTTGTGGGAGGTTTATAGGTTTGCCAACTCATTGAAAAAAAGTGCACAGAGTTTCTTATTAGAAATTCTGGGCTTGAACTTCAACTTTGTCCCCACAGATGAGATGCAGCAGCGTAATTTAATATCTTACATGATGTCAAAGGAGAAGATTCTTCAGAGCAACCCTGATAGATGGAAAATGGAGTTTCTCAGCAGACCCTTTCGGTTCCCTGAAGTTTACAACATAGTTGACGCGACAAGCGAGTGTCACGCGGGGATGACGCAGGAGCTGGATGTGGAACCACCGGCTTCGGCTACAAACCAGCAGATGGATGTGGAGCCACACCAGTTTTGTAACCAGTTAGGTCTCGACCTTTGGTCGACAGAACAACGTTTGGCGAATCAGAAGCTTGATCTGAATGTCCTGACCTCGGGCGCCGTGtttgaaatattcagctttGTCAGAGAGCTTTGTGGAGAAGTCCATGAGATAGTTAATGACATCCTTGAGCACAACTTTGAAGTTGATCTTCGAAGTGGTGGAATGGCAGCTGCAAAGGTGATCCAGAGATGGTGCACAACACATCGATTCTTGATAAAAAATCGCTACAAATCACCAAACGCACAAAGGTGGTTAAACACTGTTGTCCCTCTGAATGGTGATGGGAAGATTGGTCCAAAACCACTGACTCGCAACCACCGGGAGGATCTGGATACAGAAGACGTGAAGCCGAGTAGACAGGCTTTGGATGCAAAGATGCAACAGGTGAAAAAAGTCAACAGCTATTGCATCTGCAAAAAGATTGGACTGGACCTCCAGATCAATAGAAAGTCAGAACCCAAAAAGAAACTCGATTTGCAATTGCTGACGAGAGGAGCCCTCCTGGAGATCCACCAGTACGTAGAACAGAACTCCAAGAGATACGTACCCTCTCTGTACGAGATTCTTGAGTACAACTTCGATCTGAGTCCCCTGAAACATGGGAAGGTGGAGTTTGCCTGGTCCATCGCATCTAAGGCGATCGTTATAGCAGACAAAATCAGCAGAAAGGGAGATTATCTGAACAAAGTATTTGAGTTGCCCTTCGAGGTCTCACAGTGCTCGCAGATCAAAGAGGAACCAGAGGACGAATTCAGCGAGCCGGACCTTCACGATAACTCTGGTGTCATGTTTGTTCGGGAACTGAAGGCTGTTGACATTGAAGTTGAGATTGAGTAAACTTGAAACTCGCCGCTCTGTTGAGAATATCCTgagatgttttctctttttccttgtGGGTCCGCTCTGTCAGGAACATCGGCAAGCACCAGATGTGGGTAGATTTTCTTTGGTTGCACACTGACACATTAATGTTTGTATCAAAACAGTCCtgtaattacaaaaaaagtgTTATGGTGCATTCAGGCGCACCTTCTACGATGGATCTACAGG
This genomic window from Sparus aurata chromosome 13, fSpaAur1.1, whole genome shotgun sequence contains:
- the LOC115593611 gene encoding histone H4, with amino-acid sequence MSGRGKGGKGLGKGGAKRHRKVLRDNIQGITKPAIRRLARRGGVKRISGLIYEETRGVLKVFLENVIRDAVTYTEHAKRKTVTAMDVVYALKRQGRTLYGFGG
- the LOC115593604 gene encoding histone H2B 1/2-like — its product is MPDPPKAAKKGSKKAVSKATKGGKKRRRPRKESYAIYVYKVLKQVHPDTGISSKAMGIMNSFVSDIFERIAGEASRLAHYNKRSTITSREIQTAVRLLLPGELAKHAVSEGTKAVTKYTSSK
- the LOC115593587 gene encoding uncharacterized protein LOC115593587; the protein is MDGMNDYIWQRRIQHGVRYQKGVVPFPESVEIGLEFNAALERKEKLDESLLSAGVMVDICDFAKTVTKSEKYFLFEMLEFNFDLGVDKDNDKQCYAYASRIHNKIKILKDQIKCKPRRFTETFLLPNQNTIMRFTQPKSGQGYCPKWNKVVDASVLTDGSKNGQSSENQMAESNGAVSSLCVIKRRGGTKLIGDAYPFCKELGVTLIFQSDDPLRQKLDRSLVTNGVMMELLDFSKVLCGTHTAIVCDLVKQNFGLEMDKMQFRMCVSKLMERRYVCINTMSRDAFRKEPFKVPTKKLEQNCRKRKKPDTDSEEVRRLTEASEGWGTLTNGDDDGDLSYMCPVDFETEMQSGTEAKPDKMMIGSCFTGTAAEPASAVALVKAAQKRQKLPLLPPRPNSHHASLFKPCPKTISTLRVSDLMSEDKNEEKRVKDLKQKLWMRRATRSKQILKSCRVNDLFSNCRKIALDFNVGSGNKQKVDLNLLTNHVLWEVYRFANSLKKSAQSFLLEILGLNFNFVPTDEMQQRNLISYMMSKEKILQSNPDRWKMEFLSRPFRFPEVYNIVDATSECHAGMTQELDVEPPASATNQQMDVEPHQFCNQLGLDLWSTEQRLANQKLDLNVLTSGAVFEIFSFVRELCGEVHEIVNDILEHNFEVDLRSGGMAAAKVIQRWCTTHRFLIKNRYKSPNAQRWLNTVVPLNGDGKIGPKPLTRNHREDLDTEDVKPSRQALDAKMQQVKKVNSYCICKKIGLDLQINRKSEPKKKLDLQLLTRGALLEIHQYVEQNSKRYVPSLYEILEYNFDLSPLKHGKVEFAWSIASKAIVIADKISRKGDYLNKVFELPFEVSQCSQIKEEPEDEFSEPDLHDNSGVMFVRELKAVDIEVEIE